Proteins co-encoded in one Fusarium fujikuroi IMI 58289 draft genome, chromosome FFUJ_chr06 genomic window:
- a CDS encoding related to heterogeneous nuclear ribonucleoprotein HRP1: MAEEDFEIDIYGDESNDQQQDDHRGDDNNQDHHRGDDRRDSHGDQNMEEYHADNRHHAGDGHSSSHHQAHGSQQGTKRKQEDDGRPVDQSATTSLMISELNWWNTDDDIRGWAREADCEDEIKDITFSEHKVNGKSKGQAYIEFYSPQASTAIKRRIEQIIAESQGAQKKLTLTYWATTNNPFKTLPKDAPARGKDQSRAPSSSYNNDRGGGHIGGNFGGGFRGGRGGGYNRGGMNQGGYNRNFNNNSMGGYNNMGGGYNGPMGGGGGGGNFGFNNRGGMMGGGMRGGPGGMRGGRGGMMGMNPMGGNMGGNMGGMPMGMPGNMGMGMMGPNGMPGFQGMPPNFNPGFGFNQNQGGGDWGNPHGAKRPRPE; encoded by the exons atggctgaagaagacttCGAAATCGATATCTACGGCGATGAGAGCAACGACCAGCAGCAAGATGACCACCGAGGCGATGACAATAACCAGGACCATCACCGAGGTGATGATCGAAGGGATAGCCACGGTGACCAGAACATGGAAGAGTACCACGCCGACAACCGCCACCATGCGGGAGATGGCCACAGTtcaagtcatcatcaagcgCATGGCTCTCAACAGGGGACGAAGAGGAAACAGGAGGATGATGGTCGACCAGTTGACCAATCTGCGACAACTTCACTCATGATCTCGGAACTTAACTGGTGGAAtacagatgatgatattCGAGGTTGGGCGCGAGAAGCCGACTGCGAGGATGAGATTAAGGATATCACCTTCAGCGAACACAAGGTCAATGGCAAAAGCAAGGG CCAAGCTTACATCGAGTTCTACTCGCCCCAAGCATCTACTGCCATTAAGCGTCGTATCGAACAGATTATAGCTGAAAGTCAAGGggcccagaagaagctcacctTGACGTACTGGGCCACTACCAACAATCCCTTCAAGACCCTACCCAAAGACGCCCCTGCCAGAGGCAAGGATCAAAGCCGTGCACCATCCAGCTCATACAACAATGACAGAGGCGGCGGTCATATCGGCGGTaactttggtggtggtttcCGAGGAGGAAGGGGTGGAGGCTACAACCGTGGTGGTATGAACCAAGGCGGTTACAACCGgaacttcaacaacaatagTATGGGTGGCTACAATAACATGGGAGGCGGTTACAATGGACCAATGGgtggcggcggtggtggcgGTAACTTTGGCTTCAACAACCGCGGAGGCATGATGGGAGGGGGCATGCGTGGTGGCCCTGGTGGTATGCGAGGCGGTCGAGGAGGCATGATGGGTATGAACCCCATGGGTGGGAATATGGGTGGGAACATGGGCGGGATGCCTATGGGGATGCCTGGAAAtatgggcatgggcatgaTGGGACCTAACGGTATGCCTG GCTTCCAAGGAATGCCTCCCAACTTCAACCCCGGCTTTGGCTTCAACCAGAACCAGGGAGGCGGCGATTGGGGCAACCCGCATGGAGCCAAGAGACCACGACCAGAGTAG
- a CDS encoding probable ATP-binding protein PRP16 produces the protein MDYTSFRDSTAEYGIRLEDGEAHPLRENDLHSRRYFELLAIRRRLPASAKRQEFLDIYHQHQVIVVSGETGSGKTTQIPQFILFDELGSSKPIACTQPHRPSAISGAEKVASELDVRVGEEVGYQVRFDKRISRVKTRLSYMTDGMLVQLAQGNGSFGKYSCVIIDEAHERTIPTDLLLALLKRALPLFPDLKLVILSATPDVGIFLNYFGQGSHLPLSGREHPVEIRYLQEPTPDYASLALHTAQHIHQTTGDGDILVFMPSTAEIEDACGQLRSATWGLEVLPLYSQLPKAEQERVLTRSSRRRCIISTNIAEANLTVDGVVYIVDTGLCIESRFNPRIGLRTVFTGPISRTAAEQRASRAGRNQPGVCYRIYTKEHYDEILLPTTPASIHTSDLSRLVLQIKVMGFDDVANFDFVDKPDPEVFFRALEDLLAMGYLDDTGTITPKGQMASKLPVHPVWFNALEKAHELGCSSDMITIAAIRSTRHPIFVRGQGPYSTAGQAHRFACFTSDHITQLNAVDAFMKKEDEAEDLRHDGVYVDVSGWCSDNSLSMRALEEFKRIRMKLRKSFADLFKDKPKRFELETSECDDNLRQALAWAFSHRVAFSDVGSGNNRYRVLHHNWHAGLSPESNLVGINHRWVIFDSFVVTNCQFLETVTAIEPEWLRGCENFREESWALKRAGKTGPFKIPLAKASFEEACGLSTNKQTDWW, from the exons ATGGATTACACGTCGTTTCGTGATTCAACTGCAGAGTATGGTATTCGTCTCGAGGACGGTGAAGCTCATCCACTCCGAGAAAATGATCTTCATAGCAGAAGATATTTTGAGTTACTCGCCATTCGTCGGAGACTTCCAGCTTCAGCCAAGCGTCAAGAGTTTCTTGACAtttatcatcaacaccag GTCATTGTCGTGTCTGGCGAAACGGGCTCAGGTAAAACGACACAGATTCCTCAGTTCATTCTTTTCGATGAACTTGGTTCATCAAAACCTATCGCTTGTACACAGCCCCATCGGCCATCTGCTATTTCAGGTGCAGAGAAGGTCGCCTCTGAGCTAGATGTCAGAGTGGGTGAAGAAGTGGGATACCAGGTTCGCTTCGATAAGCGTATTTCCCGAGTCAAAACACGCTTAAGCTACATGACCGACGGAATGCTTGTACAGTTGGCGCAAGGCAATGGTTCTTTCGGCAAATAC AGTTGTGTCATCATTGATGAGGCCCACGAGCGCACCATCCCGACAGACCTACTTCTAGCACTATTGAAGCGTGCTTTACCACTCTTCCCTGATCTAAAATTAGTCATCTTGTCTGCCACTCCTGACGTGGGTATATTTCTGAACTACTTCGGTCAGGGCAGTCATCTACCTCTATCCGGCCGAGAGCACCCTGTCGAGATCCGTTATCTCCAAGAACCAACTCCTGATTACGCTAGTTTAGCTCTTCATACTGCTCAACACATCCATCAGACTACTGGGGATGGTGATATTCTTGTCTTTATGCCGTCTACAGCCGAGATCGAAGATGCTTGTGGACAGTTGCGATCGGCAACCTGGGGTCTTGAAGTGTTGCCCCTTTATTCTCAGTTGCCCAAAGCAGAGCAGGAAAGAGTCCTCACACGATCGTCCCGCCGTCGGTGCATCATCTCTACGAATATTGCAGAGGCCAATCTGAcggttgatggtgttgtctACATCGTTG ACACCGGACTCTGTATTGAGTCGCGTTTTAATCCCCGGATCGGCCTCAGGACAGTTTTTACCGGGCCTATCTCTAGGACAGCAGCAGAGCAGCGAGCCAGTCGCGCTGGTCGAAATCAGCCAGGCGTATGCTATCGCATTTACACGAAGGAGCACTACGATGAGATTCTTCTTCCGACAACGCCCGCTTCCATTCACACAAGCGACCTTTCTCGCTTGGTTCTACAGATCAAGGTTATGGGATTCGATGATGTGGCCAATTTTGATTTTGTTGACAAACCTGATCCCGAAGTCTTCTTTCGCGCTCTCGAAGATCTTCTTGCTAT GGGATATCTTGACGATACTGGGACTATCACTCCCAAGGGCCAGATGGCTTCAAAACTTCCAGTCCACCCCGTATGGTTCAACGCACTTGAAAAGGCTCATGAGCTCGGCTGCAGTAGTGACATGATAACCATCGCCGCCATTCGAAGCACACGGCATCCGATCTTTGTCCGTGGTCAAGGCCCCTATTCCACTGCAGGTCAGGCACATCGTTTTGCCTGTTTCACCTCTGATCACATCACGCAGCTCAACGCAGTGGACGCATtcatgaagaaggaagatgaggcCGAGGATCTTAGACATGATGGGGTTTACGTCGACGTATCGGGGTGGTGCTCGGACAATTCTCTCAGCATGCGTGCCCTTGAAGAATTCAAGCGTATTCGCATGAAGCTGAGGAAGTCATTTGCCGACTTATTCAAGGATAAGCCCAAACGATTCGAACTCGAGACCTCTGAATGTGATGACAATCTCCGCCAAGCGCTTGCTTGGGCCTTTAGTCATCGCGTGGCTTTCAGCGACGTTGGTAGTGGAAACAACCGCTACAGAGTTCTTCATCACAACTGGCACGCTGGTTTATCTCCTGAAAGCAACCTTGTAGGAATCAACCACAGGTGGGTCATCTTTGACTCCTTCGTCGTGACAAACTGTCAGTTCCTGGAGACAGTCACAGCCATCGAGCCCGAGTGGCTCCGGGGATGTGAGAACTTTCGAGAGGAGAGCTGGGCGTTGAAACGTGCGGGCAAGACTGGCCCGTTCAAAATACCGCTCGCGAAGGCATCGTTTGAAGAGGCTTGTGGGCTAAGTACCAACAAACAGACGGATTGGTGGTAA
- a CDS encoding probable COQ4 protein, responsible for restoring ubiquinone biosynthesis yields the protein MSFFDPYRHDLIAATGEATATPYFIYRLRDAMLADPTGRRILRARPRISSKTLSLEALRALPANSVGRAYVGWLDREGVSPDTRATVRYIDDEECAYVMQRYRECHDFYHALTGLPIVREGEVALKAFEFANTLLPMTGLSVFAAATMKRSERQRFASIYLPWALKNGARSKEVINVFWEERLEDDVSDLRKELGIEQPPDMRDIRKREREEKKRLKELREQGL from the exons ATGTCCTTTTTCGATCCCTATCGCCATG ACCTCATCGCTGCTACTGGCGAAGCCACTGCTACGCCCTACTTTATCTATCGCCTCCGCGACGCCATGCTCGCCGATCCAACCGGCCGTCGTATCCTCCGAGCTCGACCTCGAATTTCCTCCAAAACCCTCTCCCTAGAAGCTCTGCGCGCACTGCCTGCAAACTCCGTTGGCCGCGCTTACGTAGGCTGGCTCGATCGCGAAGGCGTGTCCCCCGATACTCGAGCTACGGTGCGGTAcatcgacgacgaagagTGCGCATATGTCATGCAGCGATACCGCGAGTGTCATGACTTCTACCACGCTCTGACTGGTCTGCCTATCGTGCGCGAGGGTGAGGTTGCTCTCAAGGCTTTTGAGTTTGCGAATACGTTGCTTCCCATGACTGGCTTGAGTGTCTTTGCGGCTGCTACTATGAAGAGAAGCGAGAGGCAGCGATTCGCCTCGATATACCTACCTTGGGCCCTGAAGAACGGGGCACGGAGCAAAGAGGTCATCAATGTATTCTGGGAAGAGagacttgaagatgatgttagTGACTTGAGAAAAGAGCTGGGTATTGAGCAACCGCCCGATATGAGAGACATTCgaaagagggagagggaggagaagaagagacttAAAGAGCTGAGAGAGCAGGGGCTATGA
- a CDS encoding probable programed cell death protein, giving the protein MDDAELEQLRKARLEQLKAEAGGSGGGSSSQEQQQQRQQQQNDARQHILNQILHPEAADRLGRIRLVKEERAADIENRLITLAQTGQLRQKVTEAQLKELLNAMSESKEEEKIVVSRRKAWDDDDDLDL; this is encoded by the exons ATGGACGACGCAGAGTTAGAACAG TTACGAAAAGCTCGCCTGGAGCAACTGAAGGCTGAAGCCGGTGGCAGTGGAGGCGGTTCGTCTAGCCaggaacaacaacagcagcgcCA ACAGCAGCAAAATGACGCTCGTCAACACATCCTGAACCAGATCCTCCACCCCGAAGCCGCCGACCGTCTAGGCCGCATCCGACTTGTGAAGGAGGAGCGCGCCGCCGACATCGAGAACCGACTTATCACACTTGCGCAAACCGGTCAGCTTCGACAGAAGGTCACTGAAGCACAACTCaaggagcttctcaacgCTATGTCGGAgagcaaggaggaggagaagattgtTGTGAGCAGACGCAAGGCGtgggacgatgatgacgatttGGACCTGTAA
- a CDS encoding related to small unique nuclear receptor co-repressor: MTDVKDITPDLDRLDNQLDDLEEKLQPLLGNLEGMASQLPLLDKAKLFSLTAYAIESLMFSSLKLNEGNEAQTQAVLTELKRIQQYFGKIKNIESPPEPETRTLTINQEATARILKADLGDNKTISSKLAEKIAEERAKALLKSVENRKRPAEESPVPSQPSSSADGKDKNKKKQKKNKKNKSKN; the protein is encoded by the exons ATGACAGACGTCAAGGACATCACACCGGATCTTGATCGGCTGGACAATCAGCTGGACGATCTCGAAGAAAAGCTACAGCCTTTGTTGGGCAACCTCGAAGGCATGGCCTCCCAGTTGCCCCTATTAGACAAGGCGAAACTGTTCTCACTTACAGCTTACGCGATCGAATCCCTAATGTTTT CATCACTGAAATTAAACGAGGGCAATGAGGCTCAAACACAAGCCGTTCTGACTGAACTCAAGCGAATTCAGCAATATTTTGgaaagatcaagaacatcgagtCTCCCCCGGAGCCTGAAACGCGCACCCTGACTATTAACCAAGAGGCTACCGCGCGTATCCTCAAGGCGGACCTG GGCGACAACAAAACAATCAGTAGCAAGCTTGCCGAAAAGATTGCAGAGGAACGTGCCAAGGCACTGCTCAAGTCTGTTGAGAACCGAAAGCGCCCAGCAGAGGAGTCGCCCGTTCCATCTCAGCCTAGCTCTTCTGCTGATGGAAAAgataagaacaagaagaagcagaagaagaacaagaagaacaagtcgAAAAACTGA
- a CDS encoding probable asparaginyl-tRNA-synthetase: MAVIYVDEEAGSDLPEVQGTEAAPFKTLLEAYYRHGAESEYQVKKKDDEEGYKPAAKSALKKAVAYAAQQKKKADAAAKRAEKDAQDEAARLAVLEEAKKLKITNDPSLPEPVAINLQETDPSKIGTLRKSKDEPTEGVKRVSVQGRVNRVAKQGGLIFVTLRRGLNYMQCLLSGDLSKTYDALTLSRETSLEIIGELWEVPAGAHAPLDRELRADYFRVIAKAPGGDEAFTNLVPVDGDTNTLMNLRHLTLRHEKPAAVMFVRDIVEDAFHTVYKELDVKKVSPPALVQTQVEGGSTLFKFDYYGETSYLTQSSQLYLETVLPVLGDCYCIEKSFRAEKSLTRRHLSEYSHVEAELDFITFDNLLDHLEHVICRVIDLTLENPVAAEAIKKYNPDFEKPSRPFLRMRYSDAIDWLRERGIKNEDGNDHTFGDDIAEAAERKMTDEINRPIFLTHFPVEIKSFYMSRAKDDPRVTESVDVLMPGVGEIVGGSMRIWDYEELMAGYKREGIDPTGYFWYTDQRKYGSTPHGGYGLGAERFLAWLLKLWTVREACLYPRYMGRCTP; encoded by the exons ATGGCGGTCATCTACGTCGACGAAGAAGCCGGAAGCGATCTCCCTGAGGTTCAGGGCACTGAGGCCGCCCCCTTCAAGACTCTTCTTGAAGCCTACTACCGCCACGGAGCCGAGTCCGAGTACCAGgttaagaagaaggacgatgaggagggtTACAAGCCTGCTGCCAAGTCAGCACTGAAGAAGGCCGTCGCCTACGCTgctcagcagaagaagaaggctgatgctgctgctaagCGAGCTGAGAAGGATGCTCAAGACGAGGCCGCTCGTTTGGCTGTTctcgaggaggccaagaagctgaagatcaCTAACGACCCTTCACTTCCCGAGCCTGTTGCGATCAACCTCCAAGAGACCGACCCGTCGAAGATTGGCACACTCCGAAAGAGTAAGGATGAGCCCACTGAGGGAGTCAAGCGCGTCTCCGTTCAGGGCCGTGTCAACCGTGTCGCTAAGCAAGGTGGCCTTATCTTTGTGACTCTGCGCCGCGGTCTCAACTACATGCAATGTCTCCTTTCCGGAGACCTCTCCAAGACCTACGATGCCCTTACTCTTTCACGAGAGACCTCCCTCGAGATCATTGGTGAGCTTTGGGAGGTTCCCGCCGGTGCTCACGCCCCTCTCGACCGAGAACTTCGCGCCGACTACTTTAGGGTCATCGCCAAGGCccctggtggtgatgaggccTTCACCAACCTGGTTCCCGTTGACGGTGACACCAACACCCTCATGAACCTCCGCCACCTTACCCTCCGCCACGAGAAGCCCGCCGCCGTCATGTTCGTTCGCGACATCGTCGAGGATGCTTTCCACACCGTTTACAAGGAGTTGgatgtcaagaaggtcaGCCCTCCTGCTCTTGTGCAGACTCAAGTCGAGGGCGGTTCTACTCTTTTCAAGTTCGACTACTATGGCGAGACTTCATACTTGACTCAGTCCAGTCAGCTTTACCTCGAGACTGTCCTACCTGTCCTTGGTGATTGCTACTGCATTGAGAAGTCTTTCCGTGCTGAGAAGTCTCTTACCCGTCGCCAT CTTTCTGAGTACTCCCACGTCGAGGCTGAACTGGATTTCATTACCTTCGACAACCTCTTGGACCATCTTGAGCACGTCATCTGCCGTGTCATCGACCTGACCCTCGAGAACCCTGTTGCCGCtgaggctatcaagaagtACAACCCTGACTTCGAGAAGCCTTCTCGGCCATTCTTGCGCATGCGATACTCTGATGCCATTGATTGGCTGCGAGAGCGTGGTATCAAGAACGAGGATGGCAACGACCACACCTTTGGCGACGATAT tgccgaggctgctgagcgCAAGATGACCGACGAGATCAACCGTCCCATCTTCCTCACTCACTTCCCCGTCGAGATCAAGTCCTTCTACATGTCAAGGGCTAAGGACGATCCCCGCGTAACCGAGTCCGTCGATGTTCTGATGCCTGGAGTTGGCGAGATTGTCGGTGGCAGCATGAGAATTTGGGACTATGAGGAGCTCATGGCCGGTTACAAGCGAGAGGGCATTGATCCTACAGGATACTTCTGGTACACTGACCAGCGCAAGTACGGATCTACTCCTCACGGAGGATACGGTCTGGGAGCTGAGCG ATTCCTGGCGTGgctcctcaagctctggacTGTGCGAGAAGCTTGCTTGTATCCCCGATACATGGGCAGATGCACACCGTAA
- a CDS encoding related to small unique nuclear receptor co-repressor — translation MPRQRSVGRAPSRPTAAAPKPAPQQVRPAATHVAPPAAAHPPAQAMPPQAAGSQGPGLFGQMASTAAGVAIGSSVGHAIGGLFSGGSTEAAAPVQAQAAPQEQSWNQNNCAGVAQNFTKCMDENNGNMQICNWYLEQLKACQAAAGQ, via the exons ATGCCTCGTCAACGATCCGTCGGCCGCGCTCCTTCGCGCCCTACCGCTGCTGCTCCCAagcctgctcctcagcaGGTTCGCCCCGCTGCCACCCACGTTGCTCCTCCCGCCGCCGCTCACCCTCCTGCCCAAGCCATGCCTCCTCAGGCTGCCGGTTCTCAGGGCCCTGGACTGTTCGGCCAGATGGCCAGTACTGCTGC CGGTGTCGCTATCGGTTCCTCAGTAGGCCACGCCATCGGCGGTCTCTTCTCCGGCGGTTCCACCGAGGCTGCTGCCCCCGTCCAGGCCCAGGCCGCTCCCCAAGAGCAGTCCTGGAACCAGAATAACTGCGCCGGCGTCGCCCAGAACTTCACAAAGTGCATGGATGAGAACAACGGAAACATGCAGATCTGCAACTGGTATCTTGAGCAACTCAAGGCTTGCCAGGCCGCCGCTGGTCAGTAA
- a CDS encoding related to UBX7 UBX (ubiquitin regulatory X) domain-containing protein: protein MFYEGTLQEGISTAVGQQKLVLCFVTDESDESTQWENEFLVDDTLSDLLKEHSIALRLKAGSEEAGYLAQIFPLPRTPTVVIIKNGELKEYITPGTSKEDFLRRVQTAFNSTAAPTAPAPAPAPATTQPTSAPEQTSAPQPQAETPVPSEQQRTPPTAVPSTSENVRRILAERAARLQAQKEENERKVKEERARTKEKAKAEAEAGMDTDNARAHKQAEAVRKKKQKDQEEKARILKRIEDDKAERRLRAELREKQKIDNLKGGDVAASLVNAPETKLSSSSKSGAITALQVRLFDGSTLRNRFKTTAHLKEVRQWVDENRGDGSQPYTFKQVLTPLPNKNIDETEEDKPLGDLGLFPSSTLVLIPVKKFTTAYDESQGIVSRVIGFILSIFTWIFSLFGGGDDRAGHRGPMNDAPASSQERVQSFQNRRDHQRDQQLYNGNSLNFEPRPEEEEKDK, encoded by the exons ATGTTCTATGAGGGAACCCTTCAGGAAGGTATCTCGACAGCCGTCGGTCAGCAGAAACTTGTTCTATGTTTCGTGACAG ATGAAAGCGACGAGAGCACACAATGGGAAAATGAGTTTCTGGTCGATGATACG TTGAGCGACTTACTCAAGGAGCATTCTATTGCGCTCCGTCTTAAGGCTGGATCCGAGGAAGCCGGATACTTAGCTCAGATCTTCCCTCTACCACGGACTCCGACTGTTGTTATCATTAAGAATGGAGAACTAAAGGAGTACATCACACCGGGGACCAGCAAAGAGGATTTCTTACGGAGAGTTCAGACTGCTTTTAACTCCACTGCTGCGCCTACAGCCCCAgccccagctccagctccagctacAACCCAACCAACCTCGGCACCAGAGCAAACCAGCGCACCACAGCCCCAGGCAGAGACACCCGTACCTTCAGAACAGCAGCGCACTCCTCCAACAGCGGTCCCTTCAACGTCAGAGAATGTTCGTCGGATACTAGCTGAGAGGGCTGCCAGGCTGCAAGCCCAAAAAGAGGAGAATGAGCGCAAGGTGAAGGAGGAACGCGCAAGGACGAAAGAGAAAGCCAAAGCTGAGGCCGAAGCTGGTATGGACACGGACAACGCCCGGGCTCACAAGCAAGCTGAGGCagtaaggaagaagaaacagaaagaccaagaggagaaggcgCGGATTCTCAAGCGTATCGAAGATGACAAGGCAGAGCGACGGCTGCGTGCCGAGCTGCGTGAGAAGCAGAAAATTGATAACCTCAAGGGTGGCGACGTCGCAGCATCATTAGTGAACGCACCAGAAACAAAGctgtcaagctcctccaagTCTGGCGCGATAACGGCTCTTCAAGTCCGTTTGTTTGATGGTTCAACACTGAGGAATCGCTTCAAGACGACTGCGCACCTAAAAGAGGTCCGACAATGGGTGGATGAAAATAGAGGCGATGGTTCGCAGCCATACACGTTCAAGCAGGTCCTCACACCGCTACCGAATAAGAACATTGACGAGACTGAGGAGGATAAACCGTTAGGAGATCTTGGCCTTTTTCCGTCTTCGACATTGGTGCTTATTCCCGTCAAGAAGTTTACAACCGCCTACGATGAATCACAGGGCATCGTTTCGAGAGTTATTGGATTTATTCTCAGCATTTTCACATGGATATTCAGTCTTTTTGGAGGTGGTGATGACCGCGCTGGGCACCGAGGGCCTATGAACGATGCGCCGGCCAGTTCTCAAGAGCGTGTTCAGTCATTCCAGAATCGCAGAGACCACCAAAGAGATCAACAGCTGTACAATGGAAATTCA CTGAACTTTGAGCCACGgccagaagaggaggagaaagataAATGA
- a CDS encoding related to MYND domain protein: MAACNTCNKEEPAVQLKQCAKCSTTQYCSRECQKADWKAHKKICGKQADSVASANVHDPDEMSKSPKKGLEKSVPNPFTRLDNGTYLHNRPEKDVYRLLIDTYRLRMDDIYNLESQADGDSLYGGASDGLRGFQRFLRQASVRRGLLPSWWTPEKQQECEQLGMDSSQWQNLKKKTSKQEIIDYYGDPRFPMQLRMVGEAVYLSAPGGGDGSQMRKMMAAMEGGGMEGMGMSMVDASPFRR, translated from the coding sequence ATGGCTGCCTGCAACACCTGCAACAAGGAAGAGCCTGCAGTTCAGCTCAAGCAGTGTGCCAAGTGTTCCACCACACAATACTGCTCTCGGGAATGTCAAAAGGCCGACTGGAAAGCCCACAAGAAGATCTGTGGCAAGCAGGCAGATTCAGTTGCCAGTGCCAACGTCCATGATCCAGACGAAATGAGCAAGTCCCCAAAGAAGGGTCTGGAGAAGTCTGTTCCCAACCCCTTTACTCGTCTCGACAACGGCACTTACCTGCACAACCGTCCTGAGAAAGACGTCTATCGGCTTCTGATTGACACCTATCGCCTTCGCATGGACGATATATACAATCTTGAAAGTCAAGCAGATGGAGACAGTCTCTACGGTGGTGCTTCAGACGGGCTACGAGGTTTTCAACGTTTCTTACGACAAGCATCAGTACGAAGAGGGCTGCTTCCTTCGTGGTGGACACCAGAGAAGCAGCAGGAGTGTGAGCAGTTGGGAATGGATTCAAGTCAGTGGCAaaacttgaagaagaagacgagtaAGCAGGAGATCATTGACTACTATGGAGATCCTCGCTTCCCTATGCAGCTGCGTATGGTTGGAGAGGCTGTGTATCTGAGCGCCCCTGGAGGAGGTGATGGTTcacagatgagaaagatgatGGCTGCGATGGAGGGAGGTGGAATGGAAGGGATGGGCATGAGCATGGTGGATGCTTCTCCATTCCGTCGCTGA